The following coding sequences lie in one Corynebacterium anserum genomic window:
- the allB gene encoding allantoinase AllB, producing MTSTVFRAHHAIVAIDGEVVEGPASVVVSDGTVVEILPSLDATPTHPVAETVEIPADQILLPGLVDTHVHVNEPGRTEWEGFASATRAAAAGGVTTLIDMPLNSIPSTITMDALRTKQDVAREKVKVNVGFWAGVTPQNLGTGELRKLWETGRVFGFKCFLLHSGVDEFPPLTPEQLVEAMEEIAAFDGQIIVHAEDAQLIEEGEKAQEAAGGITQEYATFEASRPPAAEAAAIKTVIEASEKTGCRAHILHLSDSGSLPQIREAQARGVKLTVETCPHYLALFSEEIHNGGTQNKCCPPIRGAANREQLWKGLVDGQISMIVSDHSPCTAELKKFEDLGFSGSFGEAWGGIASVELGLPVIWSQARLRGKTLKDVINWMSTSPAAWAGLTDRGQIAVGKVADFIAVSADDAFVVLPEKLHQKNKVTAYAQRALAGVVHKTYINGELVFDREGGVGKDEEVFPGPRGALVERPQLRQLG from the coding sequence ATGACCTCGACTGTTTTCCGTGCACACCACGCTATTGTCGCCATCGATGGCGAGGTTGTGGAAGGTCCGGCTTCCGTTGTCGTCTCCGACGGCACAGTGGTTGAGATTCTTCCTTCTCTCGACGCCACCCCGACCCATCCTGTCGCCGAGACTGTGGAAATCCCCGCTGATCAGATTCTTTTGCCCGGACTGGTGGATACCCACGTACACGTCAATGAACCTGGACGCACTGAATGGGAAGGATTTGCCTCCGCTACTCGAGCTGCCGCTGCCGGCGGAGTCACCACCCTCATCGACATGCCGTTGAATTCCATCCCATCCACCATCACCATGGATGCGCTGCGCACCAAGCAGGACGTGGCCCGGGAGAAGGTGAAGGTCAATGTTGGGTTCTGGGCTGGGGTCACACCCCAGAACCTCGGAACTGGTGAGCTACGTAAACTCTGGGAAACCGGGCGAGTATTCGGATTCAAGTGTTTCCTGTTGCACTCGGGAGTTGACGAGTTCCCACCGCTGACACCAGAGCAGTTGGTTGAGGCGATGGAGGAGATCGCCGCCTTCGATGGTCAAATTATTGTGCACGCTGAGGATGCACAACTCATCGAAGAAGGGGAGAAAGCCCAAGAGGCTGCTGGTGGCATCACACAGGAATACGCCACCTTCGAGGCATCCCGACCACCAGCGGCAGAAGCTGCGGCCATTAAGACAGTCATTGAGGCCTCCGAGAAGACTGGTTGCCGTGCACATATCCTCCACCTTTCCGACTCAGGATCGTTGCCCCAGATTCGCGAAGCCCAAGCCCGTGGCGTGAAATTGACGGTGGAGACATGCCCTCATTACCTCGCACTGTTTAGTGAAGAGATCCACAATGGCGGAACACAGAACAAATGCTGCCCACCAATCCGTGGCGCCGCTAACCGGGAACAACTATGGAAGGGTTTGGTTGACGGCCAGATCAGCATGATCGTTTCTGATCATTCTCCATGCACTGCCGAACTGAAGAAATTCGAAGACCTTGGTTTCAGCGGCTCCTTCGGTGAAGCATGGGGTGGAATCGCCTCTGTGGAACTTGGCTTGCCTGTCATATGGTCTCAAGCCCGTCTGCGCGGCAAGACGTTGAAGGATGTCATCAACTGGATGTCGACAAGTCCCGCTGCGTGGGCTGGTTTGACCGACCGTGGTCAGATCGCCGTGGGGAAAGTTGCAGATTTCATCGCTGTTTCCGCCGATGACGCCTTCGTTGTTCTCCCAGAGAAACTTCATCAAAAGAATAAGGTCACTGCCTATGCGCAGCGTGCACTGGCTGGTGTGGTGCACAAGACGTACATCAACGGAGAGTTAGTGTTTGACCGGGAGGGGGGCGTCGGTAAAGACGAGGAGGTCTTCCCCGGCCCACGTGGCGCTTTGGTTGAGCGGCCACAATTACGACAGCTTGGTTGA
- a CDS encoding DUF2516 family protein, translating to MEQVFVVIGTIYIAINLVLSITVLGLAVFGAITVATTRDDAFMVIDRQKQQWLLLCIGAAVAAGLSFLPGLTMLWVIAAVIVGVYWQDVRPSINDVLGNASGSW from the coding sequence ATGGAACAAGTTTTCGTGGTGATCGGAACCATCTACATCGCAATCAACCTCGTGCTGAGTATCACGGTTCTGGGCTTGGCTGTGTTCGGTGCAATCACCGTGGCTACCACACGCGATGATGCGTTTATGGTGATTGATCGCCAGAAGCAACAATGGCTGCTGCTGTGCATAGGCGCTGCTGTGGCTGCAGGGCTGAGCTTCCTGCCCGGCCTCACAATGCTCTGGGTTATTGCCGCTGTCATCGTGGGGGTCTACTGGCAGGATGTGCGCCCATCCATTAACGACGTGCTGGGCAACGCCTCTGGAAGTTGGTGA
- a CDS encoding FecCD family ABC transporter permease: MRVERRCLLWLLGALVVLCGSLFAGVSIGSVSVSVSDPIVHNLRIPRVLLGCASGAGLAVAGVILQAIVRNVLADPYIVGVHSGASCGTAAAILFGVGSGVGLQAMAFLGAVGATVLVFLLARSGGQLTAVRLLLSGVAIGYALSALTSFMIFASDSPEASRSVMFWLLGSLSLASWGSQLAAVFVVFGVVSCVVMLLAPHIDALCLGDTTALSLGVHPQRLRAVLLLATCLLIGSVVSLSGAIGFVGLVVPHLARRVVGASHRVVIPMAALLGAILVIWADIGARTILSPQELPIGIITALVGTPLLLVLIRRHPAPTES, translated from the coding sequence ATGAGAGTTGAGCGCCGTTGTCTCCTGTGGCTTCTTGGCGCTCTTGTCGTGTTATGCGGGAGCCTATTCGCGGGTGTGTCTATCGGATCGGTCTCTGTGAGTGTCTCGGATCCTATCGTCCACAATCTACGTATCCCTCGGGTGTTGCTGGGCTGCGCTTCGGGCGCGGGGCTAGCTGTTGCTGGTGTGATTCTGCAGGCCATTGTCCGCAATGTGCTCGCGGATCCTTATATTGTCGGCGTACATTCTGGTGCGAGCTGTGGCACCGCCGCCGCTATTCTCTTCGGGGTTGGTAGTGGTGTGGGGCTTCAGGCTATGGCTTTCCTTGGCGCTGTAGGCGCCACTGTCCTCGTTTTTCTTCTCGCCCGGTCTGGGGGACAACTCACCGCTGTTCGCCTGCTTCTGTCCGGTGTGGCCATCGGCTATGCTCTGTCAGCTCTGACCAGCTTCATGATTTTCGCGAGCGATTCCCCCGAGGCCTCTCGCTCTGTCATGTTTTGGTTGCTCGGTTCTCTTTCGTTGGCCAGCTGGGGTTCTCAGCTCGCTGCGGTTTTCGTCGTTTTCGGTGTTGTGTCGTGTGTAGTGATGCTCTTGGCTCCTCATATCGATGCTCTGTGTCTCGGGGATACTACTGCTTTGTCTCTCGGCGTCCATCCCCAACGTCTGCGGGCTGTCCTTCTGTTAGCGACGTGTTTGCTCATCGGTTCGGTGGTGTCGCTGTCCGGCGCCATCGGCTTCGTCGGCCTTGTCGTTCCCCATCTTGCCCGGCGCGTGGTGGGTGCTTCTCATCGCGTCGTCATTCCTATGGCGGCGTTGCTGGGAGCCATCCTTGTCATCTGGGCTGATATAGGCGCACGCACCATATTGTCTCCTCAGGAACTTCCTATCGGAATCATCACTGCCCTGGTCGGCACTCCGCTTCTTCTTGTTCTTATTCGACGCCACCCCGCCCCTACTGAAAGCTAG
- a CDS encoding DUF445 domain-containing protein, protein MTNVTQEPLVAVPGPDPETESQRRADLRKHKAIATGLLVIAVLIYISMRWLEYQGNSGAWIGYVRAAAEAGMVGALADWFAVTALFRHPLHIPIPHTAIIKRKKDQVGHALSEFVGENFLNATLIADKLRKANIPQRAADWVVADGGAERVSKEAGRLIDIVVNGINKEEAEQVLSALVIDKLQEPTWAPPLGRGLEQLIEEGRTEPAIDAVVVWMDDKAQTSEEFVTRLIDERTPTWAPRFIRELVGAKVYRELIEFTADVRHNPHHEARIELRKFLRQLSQDLQHDPQMIERVEQFKEDIMTSTPIRAIPGALWESARSTLTTMARDEDSLLRRRITNWVREFGTRVQNEPELRDQLEHRVVNAASYLADNYAGEVTSIIGETVERWDAQEASDRIELLVGKDLQFIRVNGTIVGALAGLAIYTLTELVFAVA, encoded by the coding sequence ATGACGAACGTGACACAAGAACCACTAGTTGCAGTGCCCGGACCAGACCCGGAAACGGAATCCCAGCGCAGGGCGGATTTGCGTAAGCACAAAGCCATCGCGACTGGCTTACTGGTCATCGCGGTGCTCATTTATATCAGCATGCGTTGGTTGGAATACCAGGGCAACAGCGGGGCATGGATTGGTTATGTGCGGGCAGCCGCGGAAGCCGGCATGGTCGGTGCGCTGGCGGACTGGTTCGCTGTGACTGCACTATTCCGCCACCCCCTGCATATTCCGATTCCCCACACGGCCATTATTAAGCGCAAAAAGGACCAGGTGGGGCATGCGCTCAGCGAATTCGTGGGTGAGAACTTCCTCAATGCCACGCTCATTGCCGACAAGCTGCGCAAAGCGAATATTCCACAGCGCGCAGCTGACTGGGTTGTGGCAGACGGGGGCGCGGAACGCGTATCCAAAGAGGCAGGTCGCCTCATCGACATCGTGGTCAATGGCATCAACAAGGAAGAAGCTGAGCAGGTTCTCTCCGCGTTAGTTATCGACAAGCTGCAGGAACCAACATGGGCACCGCCACTCGGACGAGGGCTGGAGCAGCTGATTGAGGAGGGTCGCACAGAGCCCGCGATCGATGCCGTCGTAGTGTGGATGGACGATAAAGCACAAACCTCCGAAGAGTTCGTGACTCGCCTTATTGACGAACGCACTCCCACGTGGGCACCGCGTTTCATCCGGGAGCTAGTCGGCGCCAAAGTGTACCGGGAGTTGATTGAATTCACCGCCGATGTGCGTCACAACCCGCACCATGAGGCGCGCATAGAGTTGCGGAAATTCCTCCGGCAGCTATCACAGGATCTTCAACATGATCCGCAGATGATTGAACGCGTAGAACAATTCAAGGAGGACATCATGACCTCCACACCCATTCGGGCTATCCCCGGCGCCCTGTGGGAATCCGCGCGATCAACTCTGACCACCATGGCGCGAGATGAGGACTCTCTTCTACGCCGGCGGATTACCAACTGGGTGCGCGAGTTCGGCACGCGCGTGCAAAACGAGCCGGAGTTACGCGATCAGCTGGAACATCGCGTGGTTAACGCCGCGAGCTACCTCGCAGACAACTATGCGGGGGAAGTTACGAGCATTATCGGTGAAACAGTGGAGCGCTGGGACGCGCAAGAAGCTTCCGACCGGATTGAGCTGCTCGTGGGTAAAGACCTGCAGTTCATTCGAGTGAACGGCACGATAGTAGGAGCACTCGCCGGGTTAGCTATCTATACGCTGACGGAATTAGTCTTCGCTGTAGCATAA
- a CDS encoding ABC transporter substrate-binding protein produces MKKLAITAVVLSVSLILTGCGSDDVNQAANPAPGATVSNCGAEVTTPADPHRVMTLGPESITTLAHLGMLDRVTARAGQYPPQYFDEATRSALDTVPSLTDRLDAGGHLQISVEQVAAQKPDLVLGATETVSRQALEPLGIPQLDEPAFCGALSRPATWEDAWDQVMLYATVFSQQAKGQAFVSQLKERLTELEREGAKNSAGASRPSVLVTYPSVGGGPVYAYGSHSMSNPVVESAGLRNVFGDEPQRVFEVSPEQVADKNPDIIIALYSAGDPQDARQAMMDYSGAKGTTAVRRGRVLPLLLNFAEPPTPLAVDGVEQIRDFVKETR; encoded by the coding sequence ATGAAAAAGCTTGCCATCACCGCAGTTGTACTCAGTGTTTCTCTCATCCTCACAGGATGCGGAAGTGATGACGTGAACCAAGCCGCCAACCCCGCGCCTGGTGCAACGGTCAGCAATTGTGGGGCGGAGGTTACTACACCCGCTGATCCACACCGGGTGATGACTCTCGGCCCCGAGTCCATCACGACCCTCGCGCATCTTGGAATGTTGGATCGTGTCACTGCGCGTGCAGGGCAATACCCACCTCAGTACTTCGATGAGGCGACACGTTCTGCGTTGGACACGGTGCCCTCTTTGACCGACCGCCTTGATGCCGGTGGACATTTGCAGATCAGCGTGGAACAGGTGGCAGCACAGAAACCGGACTTGGTGCTGGGTGCTACCGAGACTGTCTCTCGGCAAGCTCTTGAGCCGTTGGGGATTCCGCAACTTGATGAGCCTGCATTCTGTGGGGCGTTATCGCGACCTGCCACGTGGGAGGATGCCTGGGATCAGGTGATGTTGTATGCGACGGTGTTCTCTCAACAGGCGAAGGGGCAGGCTTTTGTGTCGCAGTTAAAAGAAAGGTTGACGGAGCTCGAAAGAGAGGGTGCAAAGAATTCCGCGGGGGCATCTCGGCCATCGGTTCTTGTCACGTATCCCTCGGTGGGTGGCGGTCCCGTGTATGCCTACGGTAGCCACTCCATGAGTAATCCCGTGGTGGAATCCGCCGGTCTTCGTAACGTGTTTGGTGATGAACCTCAACGTGTCTTTGAGGTAAGTCCCGAACAGGTTGCCGATAAGAATCCCGATATCATCATTGCCCTGTACTCCGCTGGAGATCCTCAAGATGCTCGACAAGCCATGATGGACTACAGCGGCGCGAAAGGCACCACTGCCGTAAGGCGAGGGCGCGTGCTGCCTCTTCTACTCAATTTCGCTGAACCACCCACTCCCCTGGCTGTTGATGGTGTGGAACAGATCCGAGATTTCGTCAAGGAGACGCGTTGA
- a CDS encoding DUF6986 family protein — MTDLAELYSIADNTLHDVDKDVRGRWATPITWRQPVHTLYMPADKFFTAAETLSEYTEYARQQAAMAIQEATGEQNLEAGLVEVAARVELPPATAPLAAHKLQTQPIEDIRIDLEDGFTQRAVSEGDRDADEDHYAQRAAEALAAWVEDKDPHAPSFAGIRFKSFDPLTRQRGVRTLFIVLKHLHATGTLEKLDERALRLTFPKVQSHHQVTALVRILQSLEQQWGLTRPIPFEVQVEAPQAILGANGDAEPVKIITAAQGRCLSLHYGTYDYSASLGVDAAYQSMEHPVADYAKDMLQVATTSVGVELSDGSTNRIPVGDTESVMTAWQLHTRLVNRHLARGIRQGWDLHPAQLVTRHLTTIAYFRDQWKHSAERLRDYVAGDESRWMDEPATAKAMSSYLRRAFQAGAITEEELAAYNLSLPLLEALQLTGRLSQK, encoded by the coding sequence ATGACTGACCTTGCGGAACTGTACTCCATTGCAGACAACACCCTGCATGACGTGGATAAAGACGTACGCGGGCGCTGGGCAACCCCCATCACCTGGCGGCAGCCGGTACACACGCTATACATGCCGGCGGACAAGTTCTTCACTGCGGCCGAGACCCTCTCCGAATACACGGAGTACGCACGTCAGCAGGCGGCCATGGCAATACAGGAAGCCACCGGTGAACAGAATCTGGAAGCAGGCCTGGTGGAGGTGGCCGCCAGAGTAGAGCTACCCCCTGCAACCGCCCCCCTGGCCGCCCATAAGCTTCAAACCCAACCGATTGAAGACATACGCATTGACCTGGAAGACGGGTTCACGCAACGAGCCGTCTCCGAGGGCGACCGCGATGCAGACGAAGATCACTATGCTCAACGAGCTGCCGAAGCCCTGGCTGCATGGGTAGAAGACAAAGATCCACACGCCCCCTCCTTCGCAGGTATCCGTTTTAAGTCCTTCGACCCGCTCACACGACAGCGGGGTGTGCGCACTCTATTTATTGTGCTGAAGCATTTACATGCGACGGGGACTTTGGAAAAGCTGGACGAACGCGCTTTACGCCTGACATTCCCCAAAGTGCAAAGTCACCACCAGGTGACCGCGCTCGTTCGAATTCTGCAGAGCCTGGAACAACAATGGGGACTCACCCGTCCGATACCGTTTGAAGTGCAGGTTGAAGCTCCGCAAGCAATTCTGGGAGCTAATGGTGATGCCGAGCCAGTAAAGATCATCACGGCAGCCCAGGGCCGGTGCCTGTCGCTGCACTACGGAACCTACGACTATTCAGCTTCCTTGGGGGTGGATGCTGCGTACCAATCCATGGAACACCCCGTGGCCGATTATGCAAAAGACATGTTGCAAGTCGCCACCACATCTGTAGGGGTGGAATTGTCTGATGGATCAACAAACCGCATCCCAGTGGGAGATACGGAGTCCGTCATGACTGCGTGGCAGCTCCATACTCGCCTCGTGAACCGTCACCTCGCCCGGGGTATCCGCCAGGGATGGGATCTTCACCCAGCCCAGCTAGTCACCCGGCACCTGACCACTATTGCGTATTTCCGTGACCAGTGGAAGCACAGCGCTGAACGTCTGCGAGACTACGTAGCAGGAGATGAGTCGCGCTGGATGGATGAACCAGCCACCGCAAAAGCCATGAGCAGTTATCTACGGCGAGCTTTCCAGGCGGGTGCTATCACGGAAGAAGAGCTTGCCGCATACAATCTGAGTTTGCCCTTGTTGGAAGCACTCCAGCTCACTGGTCGTCTGTCCCAGAAGTAG
- the deoC gene encoding deoxyribose-phosphate aldolase, giving the protein MELTKQQVAAVIDSTILKPEATREDVLALLAEARELGCGAICVSPSMLPISDATRHDDPAIATVAGFPSGKHASLIKATEARFAVENGAVEVDVVVDIAAAAAGDENALVSELMTVREAVQPPVVLKVILETAVLGEDQLRAAVRACITIGADYVKTSTGFHPAGGATVQAVAIMADELEKAGKLAPFGMSEDVRRAAGLMGVKASGGIRDWDTAVAMIEAGATRLGVSSARAILT; this is encoded by the coding sequence GTGGAGCTTACCAAACAACAGGTTGCCGCAGTGATTGATTCCACCATCCTCAAACCAGAAGCTACCCGCGAGGATGTTTTAGCTCTCTTGGCCGAAGCGCGCGAGTTGGGATGCGGCGCAATCTGCGTCTCCCCTTCCATGCTGCCCATATCCGACGCCACACGCCACGATGACCCAGCCATCGCCACTGTAGCGGGCTTCCCGTCGGGAAAGCATGCCTCACTGATCAAAGCTACGGAGGCTCGATTTGCTGTGGAGAACGGTGCGGTTGAAGTTGATGTGGTTGTGGACATCGCCGCTGCAGCTGCGGGTGATGAGAATGCTCTGGTGAGCGAGCTGATGACGGTGCGCGAGGCCGTACAACCCCCGGTGGTGCTTAAGGTGATTCTGGAAACCGCAGTATTGGGCGAGGACCAATTGCGTGCAGCCGTGCGCGCCTGCATCACGATAGGTGCGGATTATGTGAAAACCTCAACCGGCTTCCACCCTGCAGGTGGGGCAACCGTGCAAGCCGTGGCGATCATGGCCGATGAGCTAGAGAAGGCCGGGAAACTCGCCCCGTTCGGAATGAGCGAGGATGTCCGCCGAGCCGCTGGCTTGATGGGGGTCAAGGCTTCCGGTGGAATCCGCGACTGGGATACGGCCGTGGCCATGATTGAGGCTGGGGCTACACGCCTGGGCGTGAGTTCGGCACGGGCGATCTTGACCTAA
- the alc gene encoding allantoicase, whose protein sequence is MIDRPAEQFAFETYPDLANRALAGSVIWASDESFAERENLIMPHEPAFDPNEFGNKGKVYDGWETRRRRHDDIGGHDSAIVRLGVPGLVRGIVVDTAWFKGNYPTHIAVWGLTCDEYLPAEQIAALPDSEWTQLVPVTPAQGHTRHPFEIAADSAQGTQRFTHIKLDMIPDGGIARLRIHGVPAPDPRFLGGTVDLAATENGAHVTSCSNMFYSSPNQILGLGRAMNMGGGWENARRRTEGNDQVTVKLAAEGVIRHVEIDTSYFVFNSPGDVQLTGITEAGEEIELVGKTRALPDTRHRFLVDSEEPVVSVRADVYPDGGISRLRVWGDLSENGMAEIEKRWGSATEK, encoded by the coding sequence ATGATCGACCGTCCGGCAGAGCAGTTTGCATTTGAGACCTACCCTGATCTTGCTAACCGTGCGCTGGCAGGCTCCGTTATTTGGGCTTCAGACGAGTCTTTCGCCGAACGCGAAAACCTCATCATGCCGCATGAGCCAGCTTTCGATCCGAACGAGTTTGGCAATAAAGGCAAAGTGTACGACGGCTGGGAAACTCGGCGACGCCGCCACGATGACATCGGTGGGCATGACAGCGCCATCGTGCGCCTCGGTGTCCCCGGCCTGGTACGAGGCATCGTCGTAGACACCGCCTGGTTCAAAGGCAACTACCCCACCCACATCGCCGTGTGGGGGTTGACATGCGATGAATACCTGCCAGCAGAGCAGATTGCCGCGCTTCCGGACAGTGAATGGACACAACTAGTACCCGTCACCCCAGCTCAAGGCCACACACGCCACCCATTTGAAATCGCCGCAGACTCTGCCCAAGGAACGCAGCGCTTCACCCACATTAAGCTGGACATGATCCCCGATGGAGGTATTGCGCGCCTGCGGATCCACGGAGTACCTGCTCCAGACCCACGTTTCTTGGGAGGTACCGTGGACCTTGCAGCAACAGAAAACGGTGCCCACGTCACCTCCTGTTCTAACATGTTCTACTCCAGCCCCAATCAGATTCTGGGACTCGGCCGAGCGATGAACATGGGTGGCGGTTGGGAAAACGCCCGCCGCCGCACCGAGGGAAATGACCAGGTCACCGTCAAGCTTGCAGCCGAAGGCGTCATTCGCCACGTGGAGATCGACACCTCGTACTTCGTATTCAACTCTCCAGGCGATGTGCAGCTCACCGGTATCACCGAAGCCGGCGAAGAAATCGAATTAGTGGGCAAAACCCGTGCCCTACCGGATACGCGCCACCGTTTCCTGGTTGACTCCGAAGAACCCGTGGTATCCGTTCGTGCCGATGTCTACCCCGATGGCGGTATTTCCCGTCTGAGAGTGTGGGGCGATCTTTCCGAAAACGGTATGGCAGAGATTGAAAAACGTTGGGGCTCAGCGACCGAAAAGTAG
- a CDS encoding ABC transporter ATP-binding protein: MTVRFSQARLPTLQNVSLTIPSGQQRTVIGVVGPNGSGKTTLLKALLGALPLEVGEVFLHGKVASKMSRKAVARKVSLVAQDPDPAIPLRVEELVMLGRMPHAGIGGPGAARDRQVVQEALACVGAERLAGRFLSTLSGGERQRVLIARALAQHTDVVLLDEPTNHLDIRYQHDVLQLLRVLPVSALVVLHDLNLAAQYCDVIHVMNKGRIVASGSPREVLTPEILEPVYGVTVETIDVRGRLHLLFGR, encoded by the coding sequence ATCACGGTACGTTTCTCTCAGGCACGCTTACCAACGTTGCAAAATGTGTCTCTCACGATCCCGTCTGGCCAGCAGCGCACGGTCATCGGAGTGGTAGGGCCCAATGGATCGGGCAAGACCACGTTGCTGAAAGCGCTACTCGGAGCCCTTCCGTTGGAGGTGGGAGAGGTCTTTCTCCACGGCAAAGTGGCGTCGAAGATGAGCCGGAAGGCTGTGGCCAGGAAGGTATCTCTAGTGGCTCAGGATCCCGATCCGGCAATTCCACTGCGCGTGGAAGAGTTGGTCATGCTCGGGCGTATGCCGCATGCGGGTATAGGTGGGCCAGGTGCTGCGCGGGATCGCCAGGTTGTACAGGAAGCATTGGCGTGTGTCGGAGCCGAGAGACTGGCTGGGCGTTTTCTGTCTACTCTTTCTGGGGGCGAGCGCCAGAGGGTATTGATTGCCCGTGCCTTAGCTCAACACACTGACGTGGTTCTGTTGGATGAGCCGACGAATCATTTGGATATCCGCTATCAGCACGATGTGTTACAGCTGCTGCGGGTTTTACCTGTCTCTGCGCTGGTAGTGCTGCATGATTTGAACCTTGCAGCACAGTATTGCGACGTCATCCATGTCATGAACAAGGGGCGCATTGTGGCTAGTGGTTCCCCGAGGGAGGTTTTAACGCCAGAGATCCTCGAACCGGTGTATGGGGTCACCGTGGAGACGATTGATGTGCGGGGGCGCCTGCATCTACTTTTCGGTCGCTGA
- a CDS encoding NAD(P)-binding domain-containing protein codes for MSDVTATHFGDRSTVPEFNRPEPLPADQAAANLEALEKQAHHEMELLGHNHDWVPSPGDGVLNVLIIGGGQAGLGAAFALQRHRIDRVKVLEAGPEQYVGCWDRYARMHTLRSPKNMKGIELDIPSLHTRSWFEAKYGKEAWDATELVPRLDWHEYLVWYRTTTGVDVDFNTCVTGVFPPEQEDGDFRVTAEVEGEQVEYRARRVIFALGLDGGGGPFLPDMVKALPRELRAHTEDAIDFSSLAGKRVAVLGGGASGFDNASVALEAGAAEVSVHVRRHEIPTQNSLRWMEFPGMQEHFFDLSDEQKWEFSLFNGGLPQPPTQASVWRAFGFDNFRLVKDSRWADVKVNDAGEIVITDDVGRTTVADFVISATGYSVDLELRPELKEFLPNIALWKDMFEPAKDHPLGKCPYLGDGFQFTPAEGAPQFISRLFHFSTGARASHALAGNQLSGIYAGLTRMSGRIAKDITIENWPGFFEDFQAFEHLEVSNVGRHTEGEGWYPESPRY; via the coding sequence GTGTCCGACGTGACCGCCACCCACTTCGGTGATCGCAGCACCGTTCCAGAATTCAACCGGCCAGAGCCGTTGCCAGCTGATCAGGCTGCAGCCAACCTGGAGGCTCTGGAGAAGCAGGCTCATCATGAAATGGAGTTGCTGGGTCACAACCATGACTGGGTTCCTTCACCGGGCGACGGCGTGTTGAACGTTCTCATCATCGGTGGTGGTCAGGCTGGTTTGGGTGCCGCTTTTGCGCTTCAGCGCCATCGCATCGACCGCGTCAAGGTGTTGGAGGCCGGCCCGGAGCAGTATGTGGGCTGTTGGGATCGCTATGCCCGCATGCATACTTTGCGCTCTCCTAAGAACATGAAGGGCATTGAACTGGATATCCCTTCTTTGCATACGCGTTCGTGGTTTGAGGCGAAGTACGGCAAGGAGGCGTGGGATGCCACGGAGCTGGTTCCGCGCCTGGACTGGCACGAGTACCTCGTGTGGTATCGCACGACCACTGGCGTGGATGTGGATTTCAATACGTGTGTGACTGGTGTGTTTCCCCCTGAGCAGGAGGATGGTGATTTCCGCGTTACTGCTGAGGTTGAGGGCGAGCAGGTGGAGTACCGTGCGCGTCGTGTGATCTTTGCTCTTGGGTTGGATGGCGGTGGCGGGCCGTTCTTGCCTGACATGGTGAAGGCTTTGCCGCGGGAGCTGCGCGCTCACACGGAGGATGCTATTGATTTTTCCTCTCTTGCCGGTAAACGTGTTGCGGTTCTGGGAGGTGGCGCGTCGGGGTTTGATAATGCTTCTGTGGCGCTTGAGGCTGGGGCAGCGGAGGTTTCTGTCCATGTCCGACGCCACGAAATCCCGACTCAGAATTCTCTGCGCTGGATGGAGTTTCCGGGTATGCAGGAGCATTTCTTCGATTTAAGTGACGAGCAGAAGTGGGAATTTTCTCTGTTCAATGGTGGTCTTCCTCAGCCACCGACGCAGGCCTCGGTGTGGCGTGCCTTCGGTTTCGATAATTTCAGGCTGGTGAAGGATTCTCGTTGGGCCGATGTGAAGGTCAATGATGCGGGCGAGATTGTCATCACGGATGATGTTGGCCGTACGACTGTCGCGGATTTTGTCATTTCCGCTACTGGTTACTCCGTTGATTTAGAGTTGCGTCCAGAGCTGAAGGAGTTTCTTCCGAACATTGCATTGTGGAAAGATATGTTCGAGCCTGCAAAGGATCACCCGTTGGGTAAATGCCCTTATTTGGGGGACGGTTTTCAATTCACTCCCGCGGAGGGGGCACCGCAGTTTATTTCTCGGTTATTCCACTTTTCCACGGGCGCTCGCGCCTCACACGCGTTAGCAGGAAACCAGCTCTCTGGCATTTACGCTGGGTTGACACGCATGTCTGGGCGCATTGCTAAAGACATCACCATAGAGAACTGGCCGGGGTTCTTTGAGGATTTTCAGGCCTTTGAGCACCTCGAGGTCTCTAACGTTGGCCGCCACACGGAGGGCGAGGGGTGGTACCCAGAGTCGCCACGCTACTAG